Proteins found in one Sphaeramia orbicularis chromosome 8, fSphaOr1.1, whole genome shotgun sequence genomic segment:
- the lrrc4ba gene encoding leucine-rich repeat-containing protein 4B yields the protein MRITTLTCLPGPSPFLFLLAQLLLRLLLPGPELVGAASSCPSLCTCSNQASRVICTRQNLEEVPESISVNTRYLNLQENSIQVIKSDTFKHLRHLEILQLSKNQIRQIEVGAFNGLPNLNTLELFDNRLTLVPSHAFEYLSKLRELWLRNNPIETLPGYAFHRVPSLRRLDLGELKKLDFISDAAFVGLINLRYLNLGMCGLKDIPKLTALVRLEELELSGNRLEIIRPGSFQGLVSLRKLWLMHSQVSVIERNAFDDLKNLEELNLSHNSLHSLPHDLFTPLHQLERVHLNHNPWVCNCDVLWLSWWLKETVPSNTTCCARCHAPPFLKGKYIGELDQSHFTCYAPVIVEPPTDLNVTEGMAAELKCRTSTSTTSVNWITPNGTLMTHGSYRVRISVLHDGTLNFTNVTLRDTGQYTCMVTNAAGNTTATAVLNVTAADASLNYTYFTTVTVETVEPTGEEEPAIVIINETFIGVHPGPTPSGHLLPDGVSTTVSSLSAGWSSSSPRATRPTFTVPITEPGFSGLDDVMKTTKIIIGCFVAITFMAAVMLVVFYKLRKQHQLHKHHGPARAIEIINVEDELGAGASARGSGISGGSTVTQSGSSGIGGGQSLRLHHPEIVNLPNLARSEHLNHYYKTHHFNNNMMGLGMGTGSGLNNNNNPSPCSQSQSTSISCSQVPTATSGGTPTGGTLPSPVPLPQLGLHSSLKGLMGKGQNEPLLFKSGSKENVQETQI from the exons ATGCGCATCACCACGCTGACCTGCCTTCCCGGCCCTTCCCCCTTCCTCTTTCTATTGGCCCAGCTGCTACTGCGGCTCCTCCTCCCTGGGCCGGAGTTGGTGGGAGCCGCCTCATCCTGCCCCTCCCTGTGCACCTGTTCCAACCAGGCCAGCCGAGTGATCTGCACCAGGCAAAACCTGGAGGAGGTGCCAGAAAGCATATCAGTCAACACACGATACCTCAACCTGCAGGAGAACTCAATACAG GTCATCAAGTCAGATACTTTCAAGCACTTGAGGCATCTTGAGATCCTCCAGCTTTCCAAGAATCAGATTCGTCAGATAGAAGTTGGAGCATTCAATGGCCTCCCCAACCTCAACACACTGGAGCTCTTTGACAACCGCCTCACACTGGTGCCATCACATGCCTTTGAGTACCTCAGTAAGCTGCGGGAGCTATGGCTGCGCAACAACCCAATTGAGACTCTGCCAGGCTATGCCTTCCACCGCGTGCCCTCGCTTCGTCGCCTGGACCTTGGTGAGCTCAAGAAGCTGGATTTCATCTCTGATGCAGCATTTGTGGGCCTCATCAATCTACGGTATCTGAACCTGGGCATGTGTGGACTGAAAGACATTCCCAAACTGACGGCTCTTGTGCGTTTAGAGGAGCTGGAGCTATCAGGAAACCGGCTGGAGATCATTCGACCAGGCTCTTTCCAGGGCCTAGTGTCTCTTCGCAAACTGTGGCTCATGCATTCACAGGTGTCCGTCATTGAGCGTAATGCTTTTGATGACCTGAAAAACCTGGAAGAGCTCAACCTATCCCATAACTCCCTGCACTCTTTGCCCCATGACCTCTTCACACCCCTTCACCAGCTGGAGAGGGTGCACCTCAACCACAACCCCTGGGTGTGCAACTGTGATGTGCTTTGGCTTAGTTGGTGGCTAAAAGAGACAGTACCCAGTAACACCACCTGCTGTGCCCGCTGCCATGCTCCCCCCTTCTTAAAGGGCAAGTACATTGGAGAGCTTGACCAGAGCCACTTTACCTGCTATGCGCCTGTTATTGTGGAGCCACCTACAGACCTAAATGTGACAGAGGGTATGGCTGCTGAGCTGAAGTGTCGCACAAGCACCTCTACAACATCTGTCAACTGGATCACCCCTAATGGCACCCTAATGACCCATGGCTCTTACAGGGTTCGAATATCTGTCCTTCATGATGGCACACTCAACTTCACTAATGTCACCCTGCGGGACACAGGCCAGTACACCTGCATGGTTACTAATGCTGCTGGCAACACCACAGCAACTGCTGTCCTCAATGTCACTGCTGCTGATGCCAGTCTCAACTACACCTACTTTACAACAGTCACAGTGGAAACAGTGGAGCCCACTGGGGAGGAAGAACCTGCAATAGTTATCATCAATGAGACCTTCATTGGCGTGCACCCAGGCCCTACTCCATCAGGGCACCTGCTGCCAGACGGTGTTTCCACCACTGTGTCTTCTCTGTCAGCTGGCtggtcctcctcttctcctcgGGCTACCCGACCCACTTTCACTGTGCCCATCACTGAACCAGGATTCTCAGGCCTGGATGATGTGATGAAGACCACCAAGATCATCATTGGCTGCTTTGTAGCTATTACTTTCATGGCTGCAGTGATGCTTGTGGTCTTCTACAAGCTAAGAAAGCAGCACCAGCTGCATAAACACCACGGCCCTGCTCGTGCCATCGAGATCATCAATGTGGAGGATGAGCTGGGTGCCGGGGCCAGCGCTCGGGGCAGCGGTATCTCAGGAGGCTCTACTGTAACACAGAGTGGAAGCAGTGGAATAGGAGGGGGACAGAGCCTCAGGCTGCACCATCCAGAGATAGTCAACTTGCCAAACTTGGCTCGATCTGAGCACCTCAACCACTACTACAAAACACATCACTTCAACAACAACATGATGGGTCTGGGTATGGGAACAGGTTCTGgcttgaacaacaacaacaacccctcACCTTGCTCACAGTCTCAGAGCACATCCATATCCTGTTCCCAGGTTCCAACCGCCACCAGTGGGGGAACACCCACAGGTGGCACCCTTCCCTCTCCTGTGCCCCTGCCCCAGTTGGGTCTTCACAGTTCACTGAAAGGCCTGATGGGGAAAGGCCAGAATGAGCCACTGCTTTTTAAAAGTGGCTCCAAAGAAAATGTGCAAGAGACTCAAATCTGA